In Chiloscyllium punctatum isolate Juve2018m chromosome 10, sChiPun1.3, whole genome shotgun sequence, a single window of DNA contains:
- the LOC140482007 gene encoding gamma-crystallin S-1-like produces the protein MGKIIFYEDRNFQGRHYECSNDCADLSPYFSRCNSIRVESDWWVLYEKPNYMGYQYVLTRGEYPDYQRWMGFNDCVRSCRSYPQYRGGSYRMKIYERPDFGGQMMEFMDDCPSVYDRFRYRDIHSCHVMDGYWIFYEHPNYRGRQYFMRPGEYRRYSDWGGYSSTIGSFRRMRDF, from the exons ATGGGAAAG ATCATCTTTTACGAGGACAGGAACTTCCAGGGGCGGCACTATGAGTGCAGCAATGACTGTGCTGACCTGTCCCCTTACTTCAGCCGCTGTAACTCCATCCGTGTTGAGAGTGACTGGTGGGTGCTGTATGAGAAACCCAATTACATGGGATACCAATATGTTCTGACCAGGGGAGAGTATCCTGACTACCAACGCTGGATGGGATTCAATGACTGTGTCAGATCATGTCGCTCCTACCCACAG TACCGAGGAGGGTCCTACAGAATGAAGATTTATGAGAGGCCTGACTTTGGAGGACAGATGATGGAATTCATGGATGACTGTCCATCTGTCTACGATCGTTTCCGTTACCGTGACATCCACTCCTGCCATGTGATGGATGGTTACTGGATCTTCTATGAACATCCCAACTACAGAGGGCGACAGTACTTCATGAGGCCTGGTGAATACAGGAGATACAGTGACTGGGGAGGCTACAGCTCAACTATTGGATCTTTCAGGCGCATGAGGGATTTCTAG